From the Nitrospirota bacterium genome, the window GAACAGGTAATGTAGTCTGGAGCAAATTCATCTGTTAGTAAACCTCTCCACATATTTCCCAATCATGTCTGCCTCAAGGTTTACAGTAAACTACTTCTTACCTTTATCCTAAGCCATATTATAGGCATAACCCTAAAAAATATCTGTCCCCTTTTACGTTCTATCCGCATTACAACTCCCCCTTAAATGCCATGTCCAGAACAGATGGAAGCATGGCGGCAAGCTCTGCTGCTGTTTCAACCTGAAGGCGTTTCAGTGCATCCACCTTTGATTGGAGGTCGTCGAGGTAGGCAAAGATACGGCGTTGTTCAGGGAGAGGAGGAACTGAAATTTCGATCGGGTTGATTTTCTTTTGAGAAACCACTGGCTGAGCTGCCTGATTGGCCACCTGTCGAAGATCGGAATTACTGAGAGCATAAACCAAATATCTTGGGTCAAGACGATCAGAAATCTTTGTCAAGTATAAGGCATTATCTGTAATCCACGATTTAGGCGCTGTAACAAAAACGCAGCCGCAGCGCGCTCCAACTCTTCCAATGGCTATTTTGGGTTCTTCGAAAAGAAAACGAGAATAGTAACCAACAAAACCACCCCCGCCATAAACAGGATATTTAAATGAATTACTGAGTTGACTTGATAC encodes:
- a CDS encoding restriction endonuclease subunit S; the protein is PERFLEIKIPLPPLSEQKYIVARIEELAAKIEEAKGLRQKAVEEAEALYKSISTYCLSSAQEKYGAETLGSLISMSSGEGLVSSQLSNSFKYPVYGGGGFVGYYSRFLFEEPKIAIGRVGARCGCVFVTAPKSWITDNALYLTKISDRLDPRYLVYALSNSDLRQVANQAAQPVVSQKKINPIEISVPPLPEQRRIFAYLDDLQSKVDALKRLQVETAAELAAMLPSVLDMAFKGEL